Within the Maribacter sp. BPC-D8 genome, the region TCGGGCGTTAATTATGTAAGAAATTACCTACTATAAAATTTAGCGATTAGTTATATCTAATATATGGTTAAGCCAGAAATACCAAAAAACGAACAACAGCGGTTAGAAGCATTAAAAAGCTTTAATGTTCTTGATACCCTAGAAGAAAAAGAATACGATGCCATAACGCGAATTGCTGCAGATATTTGCAACACGCCTATGGCATTAGTTTCATTAGTTGATGAAGGTAGGCAATGGTTTAAATCTCATCATGGCATAGATGCTACCGAAACCCCAAGAGATTTAGCTTTTTGTGCACATGCCATTAACACCCCCGATTCTTTATTATTAGTAAACGATGCAAGTAAAGATGAACGCTTTTCTGACAACCCCTTAGTAACCGGCGGACCTTCAGTACAGTTTTATGCTGGTGCCCCATTGAATACTAAAGAAGGTGAATCTATAGGCACATTATGCGTAATTGACACAAAACCACGTGCTGAATTTACCGAAAGACAACAAGCCTCTCTAAGAGACCTTGCCGATCAAGTAATGGCGCAGCTAGAACTTCGAAGGCAAAATATTAAGGAAAAGATTGTTAATGAAGAATTACGTATTAAGAATAATCAATTAAAGCAGTTATCATATCGAATGGCGCATGATATGAAAACCCCTTTATTAGGTATTAGTTCTGTTATTGGGTTTATTAAAGAAGATTATACTGAGTTCTTTAAGGATACCGAGATACCGAATTACTTAAGTATTATAGATAATAGAGTTGAATATATGGAATCATTAATTAATGGGATCATTAATTACAACGCTATAACCAATGCAGATATAAAAGTAGAGAACTTTAATGTTTCAAAAGAATTACAGGGTGTACTCAATAAACAATCTGATAACCATAAAGTACAATTACACTTAGAAAATTGCAATCACAACATAAATCATTCTTTAAATAGCTTTGACCAAATATTTAGAGATTTAATATCTAACAGTATTAAATTTACTGATAAATCAGACATTAAAATAAACGTATCATTCAGTGAAAATCAAAACTTCTATTCTTTCACTTTTGAAGATAACGGTCCGGGAATACCTGAGAGATACTGGGAAAAAGTTTTCGTCTTATTCGAAAAGCTAGGTACAGAAGACACTAAAGATACCGGTATTGGTTTGACAACTATAAAAGAGCTCATAGAAAAACTTGGAGGCAGCATTACTATAGGCAAACGTAAAGACAATAAAGAAGGCGTACATTTCAGCTTTACACTTTCTAAAAATCTCGTTTAATGCTAGTTAGTATATGAAATTAGTAATCTGGATTGTTTTAGTTATTACCACTTTCATTTCTCAAGCACCTAGTAACGACCAACAAATAATAGCATCTCAAACTAATACTACCAAACAAGATGCATATTCAGTATTAAATACAAAATGTAATTTTTGCCATTCCGTAAAAAAGAATAGAACCATCTTTTCACTAGAAAATATGTATGACCTAGCAAAAGCAATAGAATATCAAGTTTTTATAAAGAAGAAAATGCCGAAAGGCAGAAAGAACAACTTATCAAGTTTAGAAGAAGAAAAATTATTGAAATGGATTAGTTCCCTCGATAAGACATAAAAAAAGCCTCTATAAATAGAGGCTTTAATTTAATACTATAAACTTAAATTACTTTGCTACATTGACAGCTCTTGTCTCACGTATTACAGTAACTTTTACCTGACCAGGATAGGTCATATCTGTTTGTATTTTTTGTGAAATCTCAAAAGACAATTGAGCAGCTCTATCATCATTTACTTTTTCGCTCTCAACGATAACACGAAGCTCTCTACCCGCTTGTATAGCGTAAGCCTTCTGTACACCACTAAAGCCAAAAGCAACCTCTTCAAGGTCTTTTAAACGCTGAATATAAGAATCTAATACTTGTCTTCTTGCTCCTGGTCGTGCACCACTAATGGCATCACAAACCTGTACTATAGGTGCAATTAAAGTTTTCATTTCAATTTCATCGTGGTGAGCACCGATGGCATTACATACCTCTGGCTTCTCTCCGAACTTCTCAGCCCACTGCATACCTAAGATAGCGTGTGGCGTTTCAATTTCATTTTCAGTATTCGGCACTTTACCTATATCATGTAAAAGTCCGGCACGTTTAGCGATTTTAGGATTCAATCCTAACTCAGCAGCCATAACACCACAAAGTTTAGCAACTTCTCTAGAGTGTTGTAACAAATTCTG harbors:
- a CDS encoding sensor histidine kinase, which translates into the protein MVKPEIPKNEQQRLEALKSFNVLDTLEEKEYDAITRIAADICNTPMALVSLVDEGRQWFKSHHGIDATETPRDLAFCAHAINTPDSLLLVNDASKDERFSDNPLVTGGPSVQFYAGAPLNTKEGESIGTLCVIDTKPRAEFTERQQASLRDLADQVMAQLELRRQNIKEKIVNEELRIKNNQLKQLSYRMAHDMKTPLLGISSVIGFIKEDYTEFFKDTEIPNYLSIIDNRVEYMESLINGIINYNAITNADIKVENFNVSKELQGVLNKQSDNHKVQLHLENCNHNINHSLNSFDQIFRDLISNSIKFTDKSDIKINVSFSENQNFYSFTFEDNGPGIPERYWEKVFVLFEKLGTEDTKDTGIGLTTIKELIEKLGGSITIGKRKDNKEGVHFSFTLSKNLV